One genomic window of Hydra vulgaris chromosome 03, alternate assembly HydraT2T_AEP includes the following:
- the LOC100199543 gene encoding UDP-GlcNAc:betaGal beta-1,3-N-acetylglucosaminyltransferase 7, with amino-acid sequence MSRSKWFGVRKRYWLTVFLLFVLIILIRLLTIQMMFICVFDYEKVFLSPNENHFAGKKHITKLSSSFNCSKEHLKLLVLVTSNISNFDRRETIRRTWGKPINKHFNNDFRTFFMLSKSPDKEIMKTMEEESAKHGDIIICDFFEDFYQLSFKVEAAFEWAHIYCSYEYLLKSDDDVYVNLFNLFELLVNKDTPKKNLYLGYHHQQPRVSRSGKYKVELHEYGSNCYPDYCAGGAVVLSSDLIEKILLYFQPVPLKIDDAYIGILVKNAGAKPTHNEGFRFFAESCSFEEFTIAHHPAKTRVCMEKIHYGMLEKNNENEFVRKHYIENNSLK; translated from the coding sequence ATGTCACGCTCAAAATGGTTTGGTGTCCGAAAGCGTTACTggttaactgtttttttactatttgttttaattattcttattcGACTTTTAACTATTCAAATGATGTTTATCTGTGTCTTTGactatgaaaaagtttttctttcacCAAATGAAAATCATTTTGCTGGTAAAAAACACATTACAAAATTATCTTCAAGTTTCAACTGTAGCAAAGAGCATTTAAAGCTTCTTGTTTTAGTGACTAGTAATATATCTAATTTTGATAGAAGAGAAACAATTCGAAGAACATGGGGAAAAcctataaataaacattttaataatgacTTTCGTACATTTTTTATGCTCTCGAAATCTCCAGACaaagaaataatgaaaactatGGAAGAAGAATCAGCTAAGCATGGTGACATTataatttgtgatttttttgaaGACTTCTATCAACTTTCCTTTAAAGTTGAGGCCGCTTTTGAATGGGCCCATATTTATTGTTCGTATGAATACTTGCTAAAATCAGATGACGATGTTTAtgtaaacttatttaatttgtttgaattgTTAGTTAATAAAGACactccaaaaaaaaatctgtatttaGGTTATCATCATCAGCAACCACGTGTTTCAAGATCAGGTAAATATAAAGTTGAACTACATGAGTATGGATCAAACTGCTATCCGGACTATTGTGCAGGGGGCGCTGTTGTTTTATCGAGtgatttgattgaaaaaattttactttacttCCAACCTGTGCCTCTTAAAATTGATGATGCATATATAGGTATTCTTGTGAAAAATGCTGGGGCCAAACCTACACACAATGAGGGTTTTCGATTTTTTGCAGAATCATGCAGTTTTGAAGAGTTTACAATTGCTCATCATCCTGCAAAAACTAGGGTTTGTATGGAAAAAATACATTATGgaatgttagaaaaaaataatgaaaatgagTTTGTAAGAAAGCattatattgaaaacaattctttaaaataa